A part of Verrucomicrobium sp. genomic DNA contains:
- a CDS encoding DNA translocase FtsK, with product MAATKPTPTHAYAEVWGILCFGGVLLTVLSLFSYDAYDIGVNTSQANLQINNAIGPVGAYLSFFLFASFGMAAYVVPLLLLTASIAFVRKWEIPWKECFFWAVLFLAGLCGLLDLPPSFADGWRRKIDVGSVGGFFGENLNAFLLVRFLGRTGAAILLSSMTITSFIFLFRQRPIGLAIAFAEWCVESWQEYLESRLEKKEGSAGRIAVAERRLRQEEQILQKKITRLAKAPQPAAAPAAAAIPEPRVIDTSYTPASVPEPEPAAVQAAPPAEEEVEEPAAEAAPAPKRAPKKAPAPAAVPAGPVPDFTGYALPPLDLLQKNNAVARPQATSEAELRENAELLVATLRTFGIEVTPGDITKGTTITRYEVYPAPGVRVDRIVSLQRDLARSLKAERINILAPIPGRDSVGIEIPNTSKVPVVLRDLFETPEWTAALAKGKIPLALGKDVYGQTLVADLAEMPHLLIAGTTGSGKSVCINSILLSLLFKFTPADLRLILVDPKQVEMQVYNAVPHLVVPVVVEPKKVLVALNWVIKEMEKRYRILAQTGVRNISAFNGRVRTPAKPASEEEQMDLLDQQGGEGEADDEGAPPAPKSPADDIPDRLPYIVVIIDELADLMQTTSAEVETAIVRLCQKARAAGIHLIVATQTPRREVITSLIKTNIPSRVAFQVPSALDSRVILDENGAENLLGKGDMLYLPPGSGKTLRGQGAFVSDEEVLRVVEAAAKQAPNTFDSEIHRKLNPGGGGGGEAVSDEDRELVLQCMEVMRQEKRASTSMLQRRLRLGYNRAAWVVDFLERNGVLGPENGAKPREILVDLDQFDPESLFAG from the coding sequence ATGGCCGCCACCAAGCCGACCCCGACTCATGCATACGCCGAGGTTTGGGGCATCCTCTGCTTCGGCGGGGTGCTGTTGACTGTCCTCAGTCTCTTCTCCTATGACGCCTACGACATCGGCGTCAACACCTCCCAGGCCAACCTCCAGATCAACAACGCCATCGGTCCGGTGGGGGCCTACCTCTCCTTCTTCCTTTTTGCCTCCTTCGGCATGGCCGCCTATGTCGTCCCGCTGCTGCTCCTGACGGCCAGCATCGCCTTCGTCCGAAAGTGGGAGATCCCCTGGAAGGAGTGTTTCTTTTGGGCCGTACTCTTTTTGGCCGGGCTCTGCGGCCTGCTCGACCTGCCCCCCAGCTTCGCGGACGGGTGGCGGCGGAAGATCGACGTGGGGAGCGTGGGCGGCTTCTTCGGGGAAAACCTGAACGCCTTTCTCCTGGTCCGTTTCCTGGGCCGGACCGGCGCGGCGATCCTCCTTAGCTCGATGACGATCACCTCCTTCATCTTCCTCTTCCGGCAGCGGCCCATCGGGCTGGCCATCGCCTTTGCGGAGTGGTGCGTGGAGAGCTGGCAGGAATACCTGGAAAGCCGCCTGGAGAAAAAAGAGGGCTCCGCCGGCCGCATCGCCGTGGCGGAGCGCCGCCTCCGCCAGGAAGAGCAGATCCTGCAGAAGAAGATCACCCGCCTGGCCAAGGCCCCTCAGCCCGCCGCCGCCCCGGCCGCCGCGGCCATCCCGGAACCCCGCGTCATCGACACCTCCTACACCCCCGCATCCGTGCCGGAACCAGAGCCCGCCGCCGTCCAGGCCGCACCGCCGGCGGAGGAAGAGGTGGAAGAGCCCGCCGCGGAGGCAGCTCCCGCCCCCAAGCGCGCGCCGAAGAAGGCCCCCGCGCCCGCCGCCGTCCCGGCGGGCCCCGTGCCCGACTTCACCGGCTACGCCCTGCCGCCCCTCGACCTCCTGCAGAAGAACAACGCCGTCGCCCGTCCCCAGGCCACCTCGGAGGCGGAGCTGCGGGAGAACGCCGAACTGCTCGTCGCCACCCTGCGCACCTTCGGCATCGAGGTGACCCCGGGCGACATCACCAAGGGAACCACCATCACCCGTTACGAGGTCTACCCCGCTCCCGGCGTCCGGGTCGACCGCATCGTCAGCCTCCAGCGGGACCTCGCCCGCTCCCTCAAGGCGGAGCGGATCAACATCCTGGCCCCCATCCCCGGGCGCGACTCCGTCGGCATCGAGATCCCGAACACCTCGAAGGTCCCCGTCGTCCTGCGCGACCTCTTCGAGACGCCGGAGTGGACCGCCGCCCTGGCCAAGGGGAAGATCCCCTTGGCGCTGGGGAAGGACGTCTACGGCCAGACCCTCGTCGCCGACCTGGCGGAGATGCCCCACCTCCTCATCGCGGGAACGACCGGCTCCGGCAAATCGGTCTGCATCAACTCGATCCTCCTCTCCCTCCTCTTCAAGTTCACCCCCGCCGACCTGCGCCTGATTCTCGTCGACCCCAAGCAGGTCGAAATGCAGGTCTACAACGCGGTGCCCCACCTCGTCGTTCCCGTCGTCGTCGAGCCGAAGAAAGTCCTCGTCGCCCTCAACTGGGTCATCAAGGAAATGGAGAAACGCTACCGCATCCTGGCCCAGACCGGCGTGCGGAACATCTCCGCCTTCAACGGCCGCGTCCGCACCCCGGCCAAGCCCGCGTCGGAAGAGGAGCAGATGGACCTGCTCGATCAGCAGGGCGGGGAAGGGGAGGCGGACGACGAGGGCGCGCCGCCCGCGCCGAAGTCCCCCGCGGACGACATTCCCGACCGCCTCCCCTACATCGTCGTCATCATCGACGAGCTGGCCGACCTCATGCAGACCACCTCCGCCGAAGTGGAGACGGCCATCGTCCGCCTCTGCCAAAAGGCGCGCGCGGCGGGCATCCACCTCATCGTCGCCACGCAGACCCCGCGCCGGGAGGTCATCACCAGCCTCATCAAGACAAACATCCCCTCCCGCGTCGCCTTCCAGGTGCCCAGCGCCCTCGACTCCCGCGTCATCCTGGACGAGAACGGCGCGGAAAACCTCCTGGGCAAGGGCGACATGCTCTACCTCCCCCCCGGCTCCGGGAAGACCCTTCGCGGGCAGGGGGCCTTCGTCTCGGACGAGGAAGTCCTGCGCGTCGTCGAGGCCGCGGCCAAGCAGGCCCCCAACACCTTCGACTCGGAAATCCACCGCAAGCTCAACCCCGGCGGCGGCGGGGGCGGCGAGGCCGTTTCCGACGAGGACCGGGAGCTCGTCCTTCAGTGCATGGAAGTCATGCGCCAGGAAAAGCGGGCCAGCACCTCCATGCTCCAGCGCCGCCTGCGCCTGGGCTACAACCGGGCCGCCTGGGTCGTCGACTTCCTGGAGCGCAACGGCGTCCTGGGGCCGGAAAACGGCGCCAAGCCGCGCGAAATCCTGGTCGACCTCGACCAGTTCGATCCCGAAAGCCTCTTTGCGGGTTGA
- a CDS encoding helix-turn-helix domain-containing protein: MKSVGTQLREARAARGLTSKAAAKLTKIKEQQLLQLEAEAYDQFPAPAYVRGFVRIYARTLGLDEEAVLRDLDQVLLKKEDSPAYPAPLPYIDRNEERRFSQPRFLRRLTFLAALLMAGAVLLILAIRIRQVLPSSAPAPSAAAPAAAAIDPVPTPPAVPADPADEPVAKATAIVTPGTPAAAAPAPDEPVAKAVPIAPASPVPASAAAVSAPAHPNPTPTPAASHEITTP, from the coding sequence ATGAAAAGCGTCGGTACCCAATTGCGCGAAGCGCGCGCCGCCCGCGGCCTGACCTCCAAGGCCGCCGCCAAGCTCACCAAGATCAAGGAACAGCAGCTCCTCCAGCTGGAAGCGGAGGCATACGACCAATTTCCCGCCCCCGCCTACGTCCGGGGCTTCGTCCGCATCTACGCGCGGACCCTCGGCCTGGACGAGGAAGCCGTCCTGCGCGACCTCGACCAGGTGCTGCTGAAGAAGGAAGACTCCCCCGCCTACCCCGCGCCGCTCCCCTACATCGACCGGAACGAGGAGCGCCGCTTCAGCCAGCCCCGGTTCCTCCGCCGCCTCACCTTCCTGGCCGCCCTGCTCATGGCCGGGGCAGTCCTCCTCATCCTGGCCATCCGCATCCGCCAGGTACTGCCCTCCTCCGCTCCGGCGCCTTCTGCCGCGGCGCCCGCGGCGGCTGCCATCGATCCGGTGCCCACTCCGCCCGCCGTCCCCGCTGATCCGGCGGACGAGCCCGTGGCCAAGGCGACGGCCATCGTCACCCCCGGGACTCCGGCAGCGGCCGCGCCCGCCCCGGACGAGCCCGTGGCCAAGGCCGTCCCCATCGCTCCCGCTTCGCCCGTCCCCGCCTCGGCGGCCGCCGTCTCCGCGCCCGCCCATCCCAACCCCACCCCGACTCCCGCCGCCAGCCATGAAATCACCACTCCCTGA